In the genome of Altererythrobacter sp. TH136, one region contains:
- the gltX gene encoding glutamate--tRNA ligase — translation MASDSGEVVTRFAPSPTGFLHIGGARTALFNWLFARHHGGKALLRIEDTDKKRSTAEAIDAIIDGLSWLGLDYDAPVVFQSERAGRHAEVAHQLLAAGHAYKCFATPEDLEAMRAAQRAAKQPLRYDGRWRDRDPGTAPEGAPFVTRLKTPDEGETVIQDQVQGSVTVRNAELDDYVLLRADGTPTYMLAVVVDDHDMGVTHVIRGDDHLNNAFRQLPIYRAMGWQEPVYAHIPLIHGADGAKLSKRHGALGAENYRDEFGILPEALFNYLLRLGWGHGDREEISRDEAIALFDLAGVGKSPSRFDLKKLQNLNGHYIREADDARLAELVAPRIGEGIDLTLLTRAMPQLKLRAKDLDELATGAAFLFKTRPLALEDKAAALLTPDARALLAKISARLRNQDDWTVAALEAELKPFAEELGLGLGKLAQPMRAALTGTTTSPGIFDVLALLGREESLARLDAHATSADASQQA, via the coding sequence ATGGCAAGCGATAGCGGAGAAGTGGTCACCCGCTTCGCGCCCTCGCCCACTGGATTCCTGCACATCGGTGGTGCGCGAACCGCGTTGTTCAACTGGTTGTTCGCCCGGCATCACGGCGGCAAGGCACTGCTGCGGATTGAAGACACCGACAAGAAGCGGAGCACGGCCGAGGCGATAGATGCCATCATCGATGGTTTGTCCTGGCTTGGCTTGGACTACGATGCGCCCGTTGTGTTTCAATCAGAACGTGCGGGCCGCCATGCGGAGGTCGCCCATCAGTTGCTGGCGGCCGGACATGCCTACAAATGCTTCGCCACGCCTGAGGATCTCGAGGCTATGCGCGCGGCCCAGCGGGCTGCGAAGCAACCTTTGCGATATGACGGTCGGTGGCGCGATCGTGACCCTGGCACGGCTCCCGAAGGCGCGCCGTTCGTCACTCGCCTGAAGACGCCAGATGAAGGCGAGACGGTCATCCAGGATCAGGTGCAAGGGTCCGTCACCGTGCGCAACGCAGAGCTTGACGATTACGTCCTGCTGCGCGCTGACGGCACCCCGACCTACATGCTCGCGGTGGTCGTCGACGATCACGACATGGGAGTGACGCACGTCATTCGCGGCGACGACCACCTGAATAACGCGTTTCGCCAATTGCCCATCTACCGCGCGATGGGCTGGCAGGAGCCAGTGTATGCGCACATTCCCCTGATCCACGGGGCTGATGGCGCGAAACTGTCCAAGCGCCATGGCGCGCTCGGAGCCGAGAACTATCGCGACGAATTCGGCATCCTGCCGGAAGCGCTGTTCAACTACCTGCTCCGGCTGGGATGGGGTCACGGCGATCGCGAGGAAATATCTCGCGACGAGGCGATCGCGCTGTTCGATCTGGCCGGTGTGGGCAAAAGCCCCAGCCGGTTCGACCTGAAGAAGTTGCAGAACCTCAACGGGCATTACATCCGTGAGGCGGATGATGCGCGGCTTGCCGAACTGGTCGCGCCGCGGATCGGCGAAGGCATCGACCTGACGTTGCTTACCCGCGCGATGCCGCAGCTGAAGCTGCGCGCCAAGGATCTGGATGAACTTGCGACGGGCGCGGCCTTCCTCTTCAAGACGCGTCCGCTCGCGCTTGAGGACAAGGCTGCCGCGCTTCTGACCCCAGACGCACGGGCGTTGCTGGCAAAGATCTCGGCGCGGTTGCGAAATCAGGATGATTGGACAGTCGCCGCGCTGGAAGCTGAACTCAAACCGTTCGCCGAAGAGCTCGGGCTGGGGCTTGGCAAGCTGGCGCAACCCATGCGGGCAGCTTTGACCGGGACCACGACCTCGCCCGGAATTTTCGACGTTCTCGCTCTGCTCGGACGGGAGGAATCGCTGGCGCGGCTTGACGCACACGCGACTTCCGCCGACGCGTCCCAACAAGCTTAA
- a CDS encoding citrate synthase gives MADKQATLTYNDKTIDLPVLEGSVGPEVLDIRKLYGQTGAFTYDPGYKSTGSCESALTYIDGDEGVLLHRGYPIGQLAEQSSFMEVSYLLLNGELPSKDELDDFTYTISRHTMLHEQLSTFYRGFRRDAHPMAIMCGVVGALSAFYHDSTDISDPEQRKIASHRLVAKMPTIAAMAYKYSVGQPFLYPDNSLSYTGNFLRMTFGVPAEPYEVVPAVEKAMDRIFILHADHEQNASTSTVRLAGSSGANPFACIAAGIACLWGPAHGGANEAALNMLREIGTPDKIPHYIERAKDKNDPFRLMGFGHRVYKNYDPRATVMQKTVREVFDALKVNDPLFETALRLEELALQDDYFIEKKLFPNVDFYSGVILSAIGFPTTMFTALFALARTVGWVAQWNEMISDPAQVIGRPRQLYTGPTQRDYVPVGQR, from the coding sequence ATGGCGGACAAACAGGCCACGCTCACTTACAACGACAAGACCATCGACCTGCCGGTGCTGGAAGGCAGCGTCGGTCCGGAAGTGCTCGATATCCGCAAGCTGTACGGCCAGACCGGAGCGTTCACCTACGATCCCGGCTACAAGTCGACCGGCAGCTGTGAGAGCGCGCTAACCTACATCGATGGCGATGAGGGCGTGCTGCTTCATCGCGGCTATCCGATCGGTCAGTTGGCCGAGCAATCCTCGTTCATGGAAGTCAGCTATCTGCTGCTCAACGGTGAACTGCCGTCCAAGGACGAACTGGACGACTTCACTTACACCATCAGCCGCCACACGATGCTGCACGAGCAGCTGTCGACGTTCTACCGCGGCTTCCGCCGCGATGCTCACCCGATGGCGATCATGTGCGGCGTGGTGGGCGCCCTGTCCGCTTTCTACCATGACAGCACCGACATCTCCGATCCGGAGCAGCGCAAGATCGCCAGCCATCGTCTGGTCGCTAAAATGCCGACGATCGCCGCGATGGCATACAAGTATTCGGTCGGGCAGCCGTTTCTCTATCCCGACAACTCCCTGTCCTACACCGGCAACTTCCTGCGCATGACCTTCGGTGTTCCGGCCGAGCCGTACGAGGTGGTGCCGGCGGTCGAGAAGGCGATGGACCGGATTTTCATCCTCCACGCCGACCACGAGCAGAACGCATCGACGTCCACGGTGCGGCTGGCCGGGTCGTCGGGAGCCAATCCGTTCGCGTGCATCGCGGCGGGCATCGCTTGCCTGTGGGGGCCCGCGCACGGCGGGGCCAACGAGGCGGCACTGAACATGCTTCGGGAAATCGGCACGCCCGACAAGATTCCGCACTACATCGAGCGGGCCAAGGACAAGAATGATCCGTTCCGGCTGATGGGGTTCGGCCACCGGGTGTACAAGAACTACGATCCTCGCGCGACGGTGATGCAGAAGACGGTGCGCGAGGTGTTCGACGCGCTCAAGGTCAACGACCCACTGTTCGAGACCGCGCTGCGGCTGGAAGAACTGGCCCTGCAGGACGATTACTTCATCGAGAAGAAGCTGTTTCCGAACGTCGACTTCTATTCGGGCGTGATCCTCTCCGCGATCGGTTTCCCGACCACCATGTTCACCGCGCTGTTCGCTCTCGCACGCACGGTGGGCTGGGTCGCTCAATGGAACGAGATGATCTCCGATCCGGCGCAGGTCATCGGTCGTCCGCGGCAGCTCTACACCGGCCCTACCCAACGCGATTACGTACCCGTAGGCCAGCGCTGA
- a CDS encoding HAMP domain-containing sensor histidine kinase, giving the protein MTAERTVLARARTDAADCLVEADEPLAGLQRRCGGELPGTVAIPQLLEAVSKARTMGLKLARSITATDGEETIRAWVEIAPQDSAGGGGCAISVGSWQSAPRAVEPDAEVAARRIMIDRAVAELTARLDPAQRPLAVEVSAPDLGELAKKLRDGRDRPWSEWLTFPDVAHHQPLHWRLLDGARCRAPGSDRIWTVTLVPLGHPEPGSAGFELLLVADTPLADAPEPVEADDPGLSGFGRELTPVLRPPIARIIANAETIRSRLAGPLAEEYSDYAADIAAAGQHLLSLVEDLADLDIVDSDGFVTAPEPIDLADVARRAVGILGMRAQAKTITLTAPAVGESLPATGEFRRVLQILLNLVGNAIAYSPAGSRVTLALEKHAGSALVTVADQGPGLEHNQAARIFEKFERLGRSGDGGSGLGLYISRKLARAMGGELTVSSAPGEGARFTLTLPADD; this is encoded by the coding sequence ATGACAGCTGAGCGCACAGTGCTGGCGCGTGCGCGGACCGATGCAGCCGATTGCCTGGTCGAGGCCGATGAGCCATTGGCGGGCCTGCAGCGTCGCTGCGGCGGGGAGCTTCCGGGGACGGTCGCGATCCCGCAACTGCTCGAAGCGGTGAGCAAGGCACGCACGATGGGTCTGAAACTCGCGCGCTCGATCACGGCCACTGATGGGGAAGAAACCATCCGCGCGTGGGTCGAGATTGCGCCTCAGGACAGCGCTGGCGGGGGCGGCTGCGCGATTTCGGTAGGCAGCTGGCAAAGCGCCCCGCGCGCAGTCGAACCTGATGCGGAGGTGGCCGCACGACGGATCATGATTGACCGCGCAGTTGCCGAACTGACCGCGCGCCTCGATCCGGCACAGCGGCCGCTCGCAGTGGAGGTAAGTGCGCCGGACCTCGGTGAACTTGCTAAAAAGCTGCGCGATGGTCGAGACCGGCCGTGGAGTGAGTGGCTGACTTTTCCCGATGTAGCCCACCATCAGCCGTTGCACTGGCGGCTGCTGGACGGGGCGCGGTGCCGTGCACCCGGATCGGACCGGATCTGGACCGTCACTCTGGTGCCGCTCGGCCATCCAGAGCCCGGCAGCGCCGGGTTCGAGCTGCTGCTGGTGGCGGACACTCCGCTGGCGGATGCCCCCGAGCCGGTCGAGGCCGACGATCCGGGATTGAGTGGGTTTGGCCGCGAGTTGACCCCGGTTCTGCGACCACCGATCGCGCGCATCATCGCCAACGCCGAAACGATCCGGTCACGCCTGGCGGGACCACTGGCGGAAGAATATAGCGATTACGCGGCGGATATCGCGGCGGCGGGGCAGCACCTGCTGTCGCTGGTGGAAGATCTCGCCGACCTCGACATCGTGGACTCAGATGGGTTTGTCACGGCGCCTGAGCCCATCGACCTTGCCGACGTCGCACGCCGCGCGGTGGGCATCCTCGGCATGCGGGCACAGGCCAAGACCATCACCCTGACAGCGCCCGCGGTCGGCGAAAGCCTGCCCGCGACGGGTGAGTTTCGCCGGGTCCTACAGATTCTGCTCAATCTGGTGGGCAACGCGATTGCCTACTCACCGGCCGGATCGCGGGTCACGCTCGCGCTGGAGAAGCACGCGGGATCCGCGCTCGTGACCGTCGCGGATCAGGGGCCGGGGCTAGAGCATAACCAGGCTGCCAGGATATTTGAAAAGTTCGAACGCCTCGGTCGAAGCGGGGACGGGGGCTCAGGCCTGGGGCTTTATATCTCGCGCAAGCTTGCCCGCGCCATGGGGGGCGAGCTGACTGTCAGCAGCGCGCCGGGGGAAGGGGCGCGGTTCACCCTGACGCTGCCGGCCGACGACTAG
- a CDS encoding Hpt domain-containing protein, with translation MAYEHGAFDATLAAAAGQDRELVAELRAAFADSVSRHLDLLRRSRCDGNWAVAAQRLKGLAAGFHASELIALADEAIAAAPGEPAVVRRIADFRDRFIAG, from the coding sequence ATGGCATACGAACACGGAGCATTCGACGCGACCCTGGCCGCTGCCGCCGGGCAAGATCGGGAGCTTGTTGCTGAGCTGCGGGCGGCTTTCGCCGACAGTGTCTCGAGGCATCTCGACCTGCTGCGACGATCTCGGTGCGACGGCAACTGGGCCGTCGCGGCCCAGCGCCTGAAAGGACTGGCGGCGGGTTTCCATGCCAGCGAGCTGATCGCGCTTGCCGATGAGGCTATCGCCGCCGCACCGGGAGAGCCGGCAGTCGTGCGGCGGATCGCGGACTTTCGCGACCGCTTCATCGCTGGGTGA
- a CDS encoding ATPase, with translation MSGGSHIRAIGAGSGADASGETTRQDSEPLTLDETWAEVPEHEADWDEPSPASRSGLVVPAMAGAAIVAWTAFFAWAHLSELRTGVTPQGGSQLLIDWSIPTLLVIGVWLLAMRNSRRETRRFGDTAVTLRTESAALEVRLSVVNRELSLAREFLAAQTRELDSLGRVATQRLSEHADRLQDLVRDNGTQVEAIAGVSRTALDNMDKLRGDLPVIANAARDVTSQIGNAGNTAHSQLAELIAGFGRLNEFGQASERQVGTLRAKVDAAIAGFEAQASQLDEIAGARFTLLLEKSDAFRAELDGREVDTLAAMRHRADRLREEVAAAANLLETQEEELLKSMQARLAALRDGAITVGDGLAGTERQALAAWNTRLDALKADLAAAIKEVEAIDIAARDGASERLRLIQDEAVLVDDQLKNSHALFVDEVDKRRSEAAALAAEQAELIQERLALIDQALSERRAGHAVQAEELAQQSEILGMRLDALGAEMARAADQGREAETALASSIDVLAARLTESREALTGTDRAVASLTEASVRLLELIRASADHTRTDLPAALGNAEERLEELSQRGERLGLMLGQAGEQSRELSEYVILASRDSAAAMGDLKGFHGQFTATFAANEQDIANLRAQLAALAEDSRGTAAEIQGPLREAIGALESSARDAIASLERDSAGQVAALAERIGADAAGAIDRALQTHVGAALAELDESAAQAAGAGRAAALQLRDQLARVNELTANLENRVAHARQRAEEQVDSDFARRVALITESLNSNAIDLAKALSSEVTDTAWASYLRGDRGIFTRRAVRLIDNTQAREISDLFESDREFREHVSRYIHDFEAMLRAMLSTRDGNAIGVTLLSSDMGKLYVALAQAIERLRD, from the coding sequence ATGAGCGGGGGTTCACATATCCGGGCGATCGGCGCCGGCAGCGGCGCTGACGCGTCAGGCGAAACAACTCGGCAGGACAGCGAACCGCTGACCCTGGATGAGACTTGGGCCGAAGTCCCGGAACACGAAGCGGATTGGGATGAACCGTCGCCCGCATCGCGGAGCGGCCTGGTCGTGCCGGCCATGGCGGGGGCGGCGATTGTTGCCTGGACCGCGTTCTTTGCCTGGGCTCATTTGAGCGAGCTGCGTACCGGAGTAACGCCGCAAGGCGGATCGCAACTGTTGATCGACTGGTCGATCCCGACCCTGCTGGTCATCGGCGTATGGCTGCTGGCAATGCGCAACAGCCGGCGCGAGACACGCCGCTTCGGCGATACCGCGGTCACGCTGCGCACCGAAAGTGCCGCGCTCGAGGTGCGCCTGTCGGTCGTCAACCGGGAGCTCAGCTTGGCGCGCGAGTTCCTTGCGGCGCAAACCCGGGAACTCGATTCCCTCGGGCGGGTCGCGACGCAGCGATTGTCGGAACACGCTGACCGGCTCCAGGATCTGGTGCGGGACAACGGGACGCAGGTGGAGGCCATCGCGGGCGTCAGCCGCACTGCACTCGACAACATGGACAAGCTGCGCGGCGATCTGCCGGTCATCGCCAATGCTGCGCGAGATGTAACCAGCCAGATCGGCAACGCGGGGAACACCGCGCATTCCCAACTGGCTGAACTGATTGCCGGCTTCGGCCGCCTGAACGAATTCGGGCAGGCAAGCGAACGGCAGGTCGGGACCCTTCGTGCCAAGGTCGACGCGGCGATCGCGGGGTTCGAGGCACAGGCGTCGCAGCTTGATGAAATCGCTGGCGCCCGGTTCACCCTCTTGCTTGAGAAGAGCGATGCGTTCCGCGCTGAGCTGGACGGGCGCGAGGTCGATACGCTGGCAGCGATGCGCCACCGGGCCGATCGCCTGCGCGAGGAAGTCGCCGCCGCAGCCAACCTGCTTGAAACGCAAGAGGAGGAATTGCTTAAATCGATGCAGGCGCGGCTGGCCGCCCTGCGCGATGGTGCCATCACTGTAGGCGACGGGCTGGCCGGGACCGAGCGACAGGCGCTGGCCGCGTGGAATACCCGGCTCGATGCCCTAAAGGCGGACCTTGCTGCGGCGATCAAGGAAGTGGAAGCAATCGACATCGCGGCCCGCGATGGCGCAAGCGAGCGGCTGCGCCTGATCCAGGACGAAGCAGTACTGGTCGACGACCAGCTCAAGAACTCGCACGCGCTGTTCGTCGACGAGGTTGATAAGCGACGCAGCGAGGCTGCAGCGCTTGCTGCCGAACAGGCCGAACTCATTCAGGAGCGCCTGGCCCTGATCGACCAGGCCCTGTCTGAGCGGCGTGCAGGTCATGCCGTTCAGGCCGAAGAACTCGCCCAGCAAAGCGAAATCCTTGGGATGAGGCTGGATGCGTTGGGTGCGGAGATGGCCCGCGCTGCGGACCAGGGCCGCGAGGCCGAAACCGCGCTCGCGAGCTCGATCGATGTTCTGGCCGCTCGCCTCACGGAAAGCCGCGAAGCACTGACCGGGACCGATCGAGCTGTCGCGAGCCTGACCGAGGCGAGTGTCCGCCTGCTTGAGCTGATCCGCGCGAGTGCCGATCACACCCGTACCGACCTCCCCGCCGCGCTCGGCAACGCCGAAGAGCGCCTTGAAGAGCTCAGCCAACGTGGCGAGCGGCTTGGCCTGATGCTGGGTCAAGCGGGCGAACAAAGCCGGGAGCTGTCGGAATACGTCATTCTCGCCAGTCGCGACAGCGCGGCGGCCATGGGCGACCTCAAGGGTTTTCACGGACAATTCACCGCCACTTTTGCGGCCAACGAGCAGGACATCGCTAACCTTCGCGCGCAGCTTGCCGCCCTCGCGGAAGACAGCCGGGGGACGGCCGCCGAGATCCAGGGCCCGCTACGCGAGGCGATCGGCGCGTTAGAGAGCTCCGCGCGAGACGCCATTGCCTCGCTGGAGCGTGACAGCGCCGGTCAAGTCGCGGCGCTGGCCGAGCGGATCGGCGCTGACGCCGCCGGTGCGATTGATCGGGCACTGCAGACCCATGTCGGTGCCGCCCTCGCTGAACTGGACGAGAGCGCGGCGCAAGCCGCCGGAGCCGGTCGTGCCGCGGCCCTGCAACTGCGAGACCAGCTGGCGCGGGTGAACGAACTCACCGCTAATCTGGAAAACCGCGTGGCGCACGCTCGTCAGCGAGCCGAAGAGCAGGTCGACAGCGACTTCGCGCGCAGGGTCGCGCTGATCACCGAGAGCCTGAACTCCAACGCCATCGATCTTGCCAAGGCCTTGTCGAGCGAAGTGACCGACACTGCCTGGGCGAGCTATTTGCGGGGTGATCGCGGAATCTTCACTCGCCGTGCGGTCCGCCTGATCGACAACACGCAGGCGCGCGAAATCTCCGACCTGTTCGAGAGCGACCGCGAATTCCGCGAGCACGTCAGCCGTTACATCCACGATTTCGAAGCGATGCTGCGGGCCATGCTGTCGACGCGCGATGGGAACGCGATCGGCGTCACCTTGCTCAGCAGCGACATGGGCAAGCTCTACGTGGCACTCGCCCAAGCCATCGAACGGCTGCGGGACTAG
- a CDS encoding DUF1467 family protein, translated as MKWTSILAIYFLFWVASAFVLLPFGVKTHDELGIDKIPGQADSAPANFRPGCLAVRATALSAALTALYVANYIYGWITPRDLMIGS; from the coding sequence ATGAAGTGGACGTCGATCCTGGCGATCTACTTTCTGTTCTGGGTCGCCAGCGCATTCGTGCTGCTGCCGTTCGGGGTCAAAACCCATGACGAGTTGGGGATCGACAAAATTCCGGGGCAGGCTGACAGCGCTCCGGCCAATTTCCGACCGGGGTGCCTGGCAGTGCGAGCGACGGCCCTGTCGGCCGCGCTGACGGCATTGTATGTCGCCAACTATATCTACGGCTGGATCACTCCGCGCGACCTGATGATCGGCAGCTAA
- a CDS encoding ribonuclease J produces the protein MKKNYTPEDELLFLALGGSGEIGMNVNLYGCQGKWLMVDLGMTFSGNEYPGVDLVFADLEFIEERTRDLVGIVLTHAHEDHIGAVPYFAADLGVPLYATPFTADLVRRKLAEAGLVDEVELNIIRGSDSFALGPFDVAYVPLAHSIAEGHALLIDTPYGRIFHTGDWKLDEEPIIGDPTTEAELREIGDEGVLAMVCDSTNVFNPAESGSEGAVYRALHEEVARWDGRRVLVTTFASNVARLHTLGAVAEATGRRLCVAGRSLDRMIEVSQDNGYLADFPEIVDFDTAMSLPRGEVLIVATGGQGEPRAALARVAENQHPLSLSEGDVVLFSSRQIPGNEISVGRIQNLLAERGIIVVTDRQSAIHVSGHPGRPELEALYSWLRPEILVPVHGEMRHMTEQARLGLECGIPHAVVQKNGDIVRIAPGKPGTVAKVRAGRLILDGDLITPADGDAMVMRRRIAREGLVIVALDPRGRAQVEGIGLPLDEDYPAFVTETQTDIAAAVAKLKGGSRDRDSVIEAARLAARRAATRWSGKRPQVKVLLTESQPA, from the coding sequence ATGAAAAAGAACTACACCCCCGAAGACGAATTGCTGTTCCTGGCGCTCGGCGGCTCTGGCGAGATTGGCATGAACGTCAATCTGTACGGCTGCCAGGGCAAGTGGCTGATGGTCGACCTGGGCATGACCTTTAGCGGCAACGAATACCCGGGGGTGGACTTGGTGTTCGCCGACCTCGAGTTTATCGAGGAGCGGACCCGCGACCTGGTCGGGATCGTCCTGACTCACGCGCACGAAGATCACATCGGCGCCGTGCCGTACTTTGCCGCTGATCTTGGCGTGCCGCTCTATGCCACGCCGTTCACTGCAGACCTGGTGCGGCGCAAGCTGGCCGAAGCGGGTCTGGTGGACGAAGTCGAACTCAACATCATTCGCGGCTCCGACAGCTTTGCGCTGGGCCCGTTCGACGTTGCCTACGTGCCGCTGGCGCACTCGATCGCCGAAGGGCACGCGCTACTGATTGACACGCCTTATGGCCGCATCTTCCACACCGGCGACTGGAAGCTCGACGAAGAACCGATCATCGGTGACCCCACCACCGAAGCGGAGCTGCGCGAGATCGGCGACGAGGGCGTGCTCGCGATGGTGTGCGATTCCACCAATGTGTTCAATCCGGCGGAAAGCGGTTCCGAAGGCGCGGTCTATCGCGCGCTGCACGAAGAGGTAGCGCGGTGGGACGGCCGGCGCGTGCTGGTCACCACCTTTGCGAGCAACGTCGCTCGACTCCATACATTGGGAGCGGTGGCAGAGGCCACCGGACGCCGGTTGTGCGTTGCCGGACGGTCGCTCGACCGGATGATCGAGGTCAGCCAGGACAATGGCTACCTCGCAGACTTTCCCGAGATTGTCGATTTCGACACCGCGATGTCGCTGCCGCGCGGGGAAGTGCTGATCGTCGCGACCGGCGGGCAGGGCGAACCGCGAGCCGCTCTGGCGCGGGTCGCGGAAAACCAGCACCCCCTGTCGCTCAGCGAAGGCGACGTGGTGCTGTTTTCCAGTCGGCAGATCCCCGGAAACGAAATTTCAGTCGGGCGCATCCAGAACCTTCTGGCCGAGCGGGGGATCATCGTGGTGACCGATCGGCAGAGTGCCATTCACGTGTCCGGTCACCCCGGGCGGCCCGAGCTGGAAGCGCTCTACAGCTGGCTGCGCCCCGAAATCCTGGTGCCGGTCCATGGCGAAATGCGCCACATGACCGAGCAGGCCCGGTTGGGGCTTGAGTGCGGCATCCCGCACGCAGTGGTGCAGAAGAACGGCGATATCGTGCGGATCGCGCCCGGAAAGCCCGGCACGGTGGCCAAGGTACGGGCGGGGCGGTTGATCCTCGACGGCGACCTGATCACGCCGGCGGATGGCGATGCGATGGTGATGCGCCGGCGGATCGCGCGCGAAGGGCTGGTGATCGTCGCGCTGGATCCGCGGGGCCGGGCGCAAGTCGAAGGCATCGGCCTGCCACTGGACGAGGATTACCCCGCGTTCGTTACCGAAACGCAGACCGACATCGCCGCTGCCGTCGCGAAGCTGAAGGGCGGCTCTCGGGATCGAGACAGCGTGATCGAAGCGGCGCGCCTCGCCGCGCGCCGTGCCGCCACTCGCTGGAGCGGCAAGCGGCCGCAGGTCAAAGTCCTCCTGACCGAAAGCCAGCCGGCATGA
- a CDS encoding type III pantothenate kinase — protein MLLAADVGNTNVVFALFALGEGGGREIKARWRIATDPRRTGDEYAVWLLQLLAIEGFKREDIKQIIVGSVVPRAIHNITVLAEKYFKLTPVIAGEGAAEWPFRADVDQPRSLGADRALNVIAAHAKYQGDLIVVDFGTATTFDAIDFSGAYKGGIIAPGINLSLDALVGNTAKLPRIAIEAPRNDSVIGTNTEDQMLIGVYWGYVAMLEGLIARMREEIGRPATVIATGGLAILFDQHTTIFDAVDADLTLDGLALLAEQARA, from the coding sequence ATGCTGCTCGCCGCCGATGTCGGCAACACCAACGTGGTCTTCGCGCTGTTCGCCCTGGGTGAAGGCGGTGGCCGCGAGATCAAGGCGCGCTGGCGCATCGCGACCGACCCGCGCCGGACCGGCGATGAGTACGCCGTGTGGCTCCTCCAGCTCCTCGCCATCGAGGGCTTCAAGCGTGAAGACATCAAGCAGATCATCGTCGGCTCGGTAGTCCCGCGCGCGATCCACAACATCACGGTGCTGGCGGAAAAGTACTTCAAGTTAACACCGGTGATAGCGGGAGAGGGCGCGGCGGAGTGGCCGTTTCGCGCAGATGTCGATCAGCCGCGTTCGCTTGGCGCGGACCGCGCACTCAATGTCATCGCCGCGCATGCCAAGTACCAGGGCGACCTGATCGTGGTCGATTTCGGCACGGCCACCACGTTCGACGCGATCGACTTCAGCGGCGCATACAAGGGCGGCATCATCGCGCCGGGGATCAACCTGTCGCTCGATGCCCTGGTGGGCAACACCGCGAAGTTGCCGCGCATCGCCATCGAAGCACCACGCAACGACAGCGTCATCGGCACTAACACGGAAGACCAGATGCTGATCGGGGTGTACTGGGGCTACGTTGCCATGCTGGAAGGTTTAATCGCGCGTATGCGTGAGGAGATCGGCCGGCCGGCGACGGTGATCGCCACCGGTGGGCTGGCGATCCTGTTCGATCAACACACCACTATTTTCGACGCAGTCGATGCCGACCTGACACTGGACGGTCTGGCGCTGCTGGCAGAGCAGGCGCGCGCATGA
- a CDS encoding biotin--[acetyl-CoA-carboxylase] ligase — protein sequence MLKFVSETGSTNADLASAMRAGERLSEGHWLIADRQIAGRGRQGRAWFGGAGNFMGSTIVRPGPHDPAAPTLALMSGLALYEAVAPLLAEPARLSLKWPNDLLLGRAKLAGILLEREGDAVIVGLGVNLAAAPDVEGRETVALSALGPPPARDDFAAALARSFDRELERWRTAGIDPLLRRWLAAAHPMGTALTVHEPAGAKVSGAFAGLGPDGSLLLRLEDGSTRPIHAGDVMLA from the coding sequence CTGCTGAAGTTCGTCTCTGAAACCGGCTCCACCAACGCCGACCTAGCCAGCGCAATGCGTGCTGGTGAGCGGTTGAGTGAAGGTCACTGGCTGATCGCCGACCGCCAGATTGCCGGGCGCGGGCGCCAGGGGCGTGCATGGTTCGGTGGGGCTGGCAACTTCATGGGGTCCACCATCGTGCGTCCCGGCCCGCACGATCCTGCAGCGCCGACCCTGGCACTGATGAGCGGCCTGGCCCTTTATGAAGCGGTCGCGCCATTGCTTGCGGAACCCGCGAGGCTCTCGCTAAAGTGGCCAAACGATCTGCTGCTCGGCCGTGCCAAGCTCGCCGGTATTCTGCTGGAGCGGGAAGGCGACGCGGTGATCGTCGGGCTGGGGGTCAACCTGGCCGCGGCACCGGATGTGGAGGGGCGCGAGACCGTGGCGCTGTCAGCACTCGGCCCTCCGCCCGCGCGCGACGACTTCGCTGCCGCTCTCGCGCGATCGTTTGACCGCGAGCTTGAACGCTGGCGCACGGCCGGGATCGATCCGCTGCTGCGACGGTGGCTCGCAGCCGCGCACCCTATGGGTACCGCGCTGACGGTGCATGAGCCCGCCGGGGCGAAGGTATCAGGCGCCTTCGCCGGGCTCGGTCCGGATGGATCGCTGTTGCTACGCTTGGAAGACGGCTCAACCCGGCCTATCCACGCCGGCGATGTGATGCTTGCTTGA